A stretch of Vigna angularis cultivar LongXiaoDou No.4 chromosome 4, ASM1680809v1, whole genome shotgun sequence DNA encodes these proteins:
- the LOC108331330 gene encoding protein DEEPER ROOTING 1 isoform X2 yields the protein MKIFEWMQNRINGSNGKNKHYTKHEPCKQEFSDWPQALLAIGTFGSNTMKEDSGGRSKNTVEDSSSFKDCKQEITLEEVANLQNEFCIFFKGRVEPNLGGEQEEHTNDLTKDCLNSEHSEAKENESLSDGSNAMRGNFYPSKSIVFSRGKDYCLDHSSKRGVGKKSLSFLLKKMLACKSGFQPTPLFKDPLSTESRMEKILRAILHKKIYPQGSCSTTPFINKYLEATPISQFDDDEDNEDGDDEEELATVSENGSKWVKTDSEYIVLEI from the exons ATGAAG ATTTTTGAGTGGATGCAAAACAGAATCAATGGGAGCAATGGAAAAAACAAAC ATTACACGAAGCATGAACCTTGCAAACAAGAGTTCAGTGACTGGCCTCAAGCACTCCTTGCAATTGGAACGTTTGGGAGCAACACCATGAAAGAAGATTCGGGTGGAAGGAGTAAAAACACTGTGGAGGATTCATCTTCCTTCAAGGATTGCAAACAAGAGATCACGCTAGAAGAAGTTGCAAATCTTCAGAATGAGTTCTGCATATTCTTTAAAGGGCGAGTGGAGCCAAATTTGGGAGGTGAACAAGAAGAACACACCAATGATCTGACCAAGGATTGTTTGAACAGTGAGCATTCTGAAGCTAAAGAAAATGAATCTCTTTCTGATGGCTCCAATGCCATGCGAGGTAATTTCTACCCAAGCAAGAGTATAGTGTTTAGCAGGGGAAAAGATTATTGTTTGGATCATAGCAGTAAGAGAGGTGTTGGGAAGAAAtcactctcttttcttcttaagAAGATGCTTGCTTGCAAAAGTGGTTTTCAACCCACCCCTTTGTTCAAAGATCCACTTTCCACTGAGTCCAGAATGGAGAAG ATTTTGAGGGCAATACTTCACAAAAAGATATATCCCCAAGGTTCATGTTCAACTACACCGTTCATAAACAAGTACCTTGAAGCCACACCAATTTCTCagtttgatgatgatgaggacaatgaagatggtgatgatgaagaggaACTCGCTACTGTTTCAGAAAATGGAAGTAAATGGGTGAAGACTGATTCTGAAT ATATTGTTCTTGAGATATGA
- the LOC108330878 gene encoding probable polygalacturonase codes for MVENSGVLGWFLLNPKTPPFASHKTLFAFLWVAALASLFVWQRNTISGFLVLGGVPVQPPPKLRPVVFCLTEFGGVGDGVTLNTEAFERGVRAISKLGNKGGGQLTVPPGRWLTAPFNLTSHMTLFLAPDAVILAIQDEKYWPLMPALPSYGYGREHPGPRYTSLIHGQNLRDVVITGHNGTINGQGQTWWTKYRQKLLNHTRGPLVQILWSSDIVISNITLRDSPFWTLHPYDCKNVTVKNVTILAPVYHAPNTDGIDPDSCEDMLIEDCYISVGDDAIAIKSGWDQYGITYGRPSKNIVIRNLVVRSNVSAGISIGSEMSGGVSNVLVENILVWESRRAMRIKTAPGRGGYVRQITYRNLVFKNVRVGIVIKTDYNEHPGAGYDPKALPILRDVRFINIRGQGVRVPVRIQGSEQIPIRNVTFQNMKVGTTYKKKHIFQCAFVQGQVIGTISPAPCDSFDRYDEQGQLVKHAASQNVTDIDYEI; via the exons ATGGTGGAGAATTCAGGGGTACTCGGGTGGTTCCTCCTCAACCCCAAAACGCCACCTTTCGCTTCTCACAAGACCCTCTTCGCGTTCCTTTGGGTGGCGGCGCTGGCCTCGCTTTTCGTCTGGCAGAGGAACACCATCAGCGGCTTTCTGGTGCTGGGTGGTGTTCCTGTGCAGCCACCGCCGAAGCTGCGGCCGGTGGTTTTCTGTTTGACTGAGTTTGGTGGGGTCGGTGACGGGGTTACTCTCAACACTGAGGCGTTTGAGAGAGGTGTTAGGGCCATTTCCAAGTTGGGGAATAAGGGTGGCGGCCAACTCACTGTGCCACCTGGACGTTGGCTCACAGCACCCTTCAACCTCACCAGTCACATGACTCTTTTTCTTGCTCCTGATGCGGTTATACTTGCAATTCAG GACGAAAAGTATTGGCCACTGATGCCTGCATTGCCTTCATATGGGTATGGAAGGGAGCATCCCGGGCCTCGATATACCAGTTTGATCCACGGTCAAAATCTTAGAGATGTTGTCATAACAG GGCATAATGGTACCATAAATGGACAGGGACAAACGTGGTGGACAAAATATCGGCAAAAGCTTCTGAACCACACTAGGGGGCCACTTGTTCAGATATTATGGTCTAGTGACATTGTGATCTCAAATATTACTTTGCGTGACTCTCCTTTTTGGACACTTCATCCGTATGACTGCAAAAATGTTACAGTGAAAAATGTCACTATATTGGCTCCTGTATATCACGCTCCAAATACTGATGGCATAGATCCTG ATTCTTGTGAGGATATGTTGATAGAGGACTGTTACATAAGTGTGGGGGATGATGCAATTGCAATAAAAAGTGGATGGGATCAATATGGAATTACTTATGGAAGGCCTTCCAAGAATATAGTTATTCGAAACCTTGTTGTTCGATCTAATGTCAG TGCTGGGATCTCAATAGGCAGTGAGATGTCTGGTGGGGTATCAAACGTGCTGGTGGAGAACATTCTGGTATGGGAATCAAGACGTGCCATGAGAATCAAGACAGCACCAGGAAGAGGTGGCTACGTGCGCCAAATAACTTACAGGAACCTAGTTTTCAAAAACGTGCGTGTTGGAATTGTGATAAAGACAGATTACAATGAACACCCTGGTGCTGGATACGATCCAAAAGCACTTCCAATACTGAGAGACGTAAGGTTCATCAATATCCGTGGCCAAGGAGTTCGTGTGCCAGTTCGAATTCAAGGCAGTGAACAGATTCCAATAAGAAATGTGACATTCCAGAACATGAAGGTTGGCACAACCTACAAGAAGAAGCATATCTTCCAGTGTGCCTTTGTCCAAGGTCAGGTAATAGGGACCATCTCTCCCGCTCCCTGTGACAGCTTTGATCGGTACGATGAGCAAGGGCAGCTTGTTAAGCATGCTGCTTCGCAGAATGTCACAGACATAGATTATGAAATTTGA
- the LOC108331146 gene encoding photosystem I chlorophyll a/b-binding protein 6, chloroplastic: MALAVSSTALSSLPNREIRQKVNLAERTGTWLGLSRRTAANATKGVSAVCEPLPPDRPLWFPGSSPPEWLDGSLPGDFGFDPLGLGSDPELLKWFAQAELVHGRWAMLAVFGILVPELLERLGYVDNFNWYDAGAREYFTDHTTLFVAQMGLMGWVEGRRWADMLNPGCVDIEPKVPHITNPKPDVGYPGGLWFDPMDWGRGSPEPVMVLRTKEIKNGRLAMLAFVGFWFQAIYVGADPVENLMAHLADPGHCNVFSAFTR; encoded by the exons ATGGCTTTAGCAGTTTCCTCCACTGCATTGTCAAGTCTTCCAAACAG AGAAATACGTCAAAAGGTTAATTTGGCCGAAAGAACAGGGACATGGTTGGGTTTGAGCAGAAGAACAGctgcaaatgcaacaaaaggAGTGTCAGCTGTGTGTGAGCCACTTCCTCCAGATAGACCATTGTGGTTCCCTGGTAGTTCACCTCCTGAGTGGCTCGATGGCAG TCTTCCCGGTGATTTCGGTTTTGATCCTCTTGGATTAG GGTCTGATCCAGAGTTGCTAAAGTGGTTCGCTCAAGCGGAACTAGTGCATGGAAGATGGGCGATGCTTGCAGTGTTTGGAATTCTGGTTCCGGAGTTGCTGGAAAGACTTGGTTACGTTGACAACTTCAACTGGTACGATGCTGGAGCGCGAGAGTACTTCACAGACCACACAACGCTGTTCGTGGCGCAAATGGGCCTGATGGGCTGGGTGGAGGGTCGAAGATGGGCCGACATGCTTAACCCAGGATGCGTTGACATTGAGCCCAAAGTGCCTCACATTACGAACCCGAAGCCCGATGTCGGGTACCCGGGTGGGCTGTGGTTTGACCCGATGGACTGGGGTCGTGGGTCACCTGAACCAGTGATGGTGTTGAGGACGAAGGAGATAAAGAATGGAAGACTTGCAATGCTGGCATTTGTAGGGTTCTGGTTTCAAGCTATTTACGTTGGAGCTGATCCCGTTGAAAATTTGATGGCTCACCTTGCTGACCCTGGCCACTGCAACGTTTTCTCG GCTTTCACGCGGTAA
- the LOC108330153 gene encoding pollen receptor-like kinase 3 has translation MAAVRFHNHLLLLFFHLFFTLSSSTETQSLLRLKQSLVNGDRSLSSWIPNVSPCSGTWLGVVCFNGVITGLHLSDLDLSGPIDVDALAEIRGLRTLSFINNSFSGPIPAFNKLGSIKSLLLTQNDFSGPIPNDFFAPLNSLKKLWLSGNRFNGTIPQSLTQLDLLKELHLEYNSFSGLIPNFSQRLKSLDLSFNKLEGPIPESLATFTVDSFVGNEGLCGRPLVKTCEVSDTSYSMASSVGEEEYGSGWGRKVIVVLVVASVAALLFLLLTRKRRVEFTAVSRNSNAEEAVEVQVASVRGSVGERRENKRGDIVMVNEMRGVFGLQDMMKAAAEVLGNGGLGSAYKAAMTNGLCVVVKRMREVNKIGKEVFDAEMRQFGRIRHRNIITPLAYHYRREEKLLITEYMPKGSLFYVLHGDRGLSHSELTWPIRLRIVKGIARGLGFLYTEFSTYDLPHGNLKSCNVLLSDEYEPLLSDYAFHPLVNPNVAVQALFAFKTPDYVQNQKVSQKTDVYCLGIIILEVITGKFPAQYHSNGKGGTDVVQWAHSAVSEGMEVELIDPELSSNDTNSRNQMLKLLRIGVACTENNSDERPKMKEAIRRIEEVQV, from the coding sequence ATGGCCGCTGTTCGCTTCCACAACCACCTCCTTCTCctcttcttccacctcttcttcACTCTCTCTTCTTCAACCGAAACCCAATCCCTCCTCCGTCTCAAGCAGTCCCTTGTCAACGGCGATCGCTCTCTCTCCTCATGGATCCCCAACGTATCGCCTTGCTCTGGCACTTGGCTAGGCGTTGTTTGCTTCAACGGAGTCATCACGGGCCTGCATCTCTCCGACTTGGACCTCTCGGGACCAATCGACGTCGACGCCCTGGCGGAGATTCGCGGCCTCAGAACTCTCAGCTTCATCAACAACTCCTTCTCGGGACCAATCCCGGCGTTCAACAAACTGGGCTCAATCAAGTCCCTCCTTTTAACCCAAAACGATTTCTCCGGACCAATCCCAAACGACTTTTTCGCCCCGTTGAACTCCCTCAAGAAACTCTGGCTCTCCGGCAACCGCTTCAACGGCACCATCCCCCAATCCCTAACCCAGCTCGACCTCCTCAAAGAACTCCACCTCGAGTACAACTCCTTCTCGGGCTTGATCCCTAACTTCAGCCAACGGCTAAAATCGCTGGACCTCTCCTTCAACAAACTCGAAGGGCCCATTCCCGAGAGTCTGGCGACGTTCACCGTGGACTCGTTCGTAGGAAACGAAGGTCTGTGCGGTAGGCCGTTGGTGAAGACGTGCGAGGTTTCCGACACGTCGTACTCGATGGCGAGCAGCGTGGGAGAGGAGGAGTACGGGAGCGGGTGGGGGAGGAAGGTGATCGTGGTGCTGGTGGTGGCGTCGGTGGCGGCGTTGTTATTTCTGCTTTTGACGCGGAAGCGGCGGGTGGAGTTCACGGCGGTGAGCAGGAACAGCAACGCGGAGGAGGCTGTGGAGGTGCAGGTGGCGAGCGTGAGGGGGAGCGTGGGCGAGAGGAGGGAGAACAAGAGGGGGGACATAGTGATGGTGAACGAGATGAGGGGGGTGTTTGGGCTGCAGGACATGATGAAGGCGGCAGCGGAGGTGCTGGGGAACGGTGGGCTGGGATCGGCGTACAAGGCGGCGATGACGAACGGACTGTGCGTGGTGGTGAAGAGGATGAGGGAGGTGAATAAGATAGGGAAGGAGGTGTTCGACGCCGAGATGAGGCAGTTCGGCAGGATACGACACCGTAACATCATCACTCCCCTGGCTTACCACTACAGGAGGGAGGAGAAGCTCCTGATCACCGAGTACATGCCGAAAGGAAGCTTGTTCTATGTATTGCATGGTGATAGAGGTCTATCACATTCTGAATTGACATGGCCAATTCGTTTGAGGATTGTGAAGGGAATAGCAAGAGGGTTGGGATTTCTGTACACTGAATTTTCCACATACGATTTGCCTCATGGGAACCTTAAATCTTGCAATGTTCTACTAAGTGATGAGTATGAGCCTCTTTTGAGTGACTATGCATTTCACCCACTGGTGAACCCGAATGTTGCAGTGCAGGCATTGTTTGCCTTCAAAACCCCAGACTATGTGCAAAACCAAAAAGTTTCACAGAAGACAGATGTTTACTGCCTCGGAATCATCATTCTTGAAGTTATCACTGGGAAGTTCCCTGCCCAGTATCACAGCAATGGGAAGGGTGGTACTGATGTTGTGCAATGGGCTCATTCTGCTGTTTCCGAAGGAATGGAAGTAGAGTTGATCGATCCAGAGTTGTCATCAAACGACACAAATTCACGCAATCAGATGCTAAAACTTCTCCGTATTGGTGTTGCTTGCACTGAAAATAACTCTGATGAAAGACCAAAGATGAAGGAAGCTATTAGAAGGATAGAGGAGGTACAGGTTTAA
- the LOC108331330 gene encoding protein NEGATIVE GRAVITROPIC RESPONSE OF ROOTS isoform X1, which produces MKIFEWMQNRINGSNGKNKRTSSISSIHYTKHEPCKQEFSDWPQALLAIGTFGSNTMKEDSGGRSKNTVEDSSSFKDCKQEITLEEVANLQNEFCIFFKGRVEPNLGGEQEEHTNDLTKDCLNSEHSEAKENESLSDGSNAMRGNFYPSKSIVFSRGKDYCLDHSSKRGVGKKSLSFLLKKMLACKSGFQPTPLFKDPLSTESRMEKILRAILHKKIYPQGSCSTTPFINKYLEATPISQFDDDEDNEDGDDEEELATVSENGSKWVKTDSEYIVLEI; this is translated from the exons ATGAAG ATTTTTGAGTGGATGCAAAACAGAATCAATGGGAGCAATGGAAAAAACAAACGTACTTCATCGATTTCATCTATCC ATTACACGAAGCATGAACCTTGCAAACAAGAGTTCAGTGACTGGCCTCAAGCACTCCTTGCAATTGGAACGTTTGGGAGCAACACCATGAAAGAAGATTCGGGTGGAAGGAGTAAAAACACTGTGGAGGATTCATCTTCCTTCAAGGATTGCAAACAAGAGATCACGCTAGAAGAAGTTGCAAATCTTCAGAATGAGTTCTGCATATTCTTTAAAGGGCGAGTGGAGCCAAATTTGGGAGGTGAACAAGAAGAACACACCAATGATCTGACCAAGGATTGTTTGAACAGTGAGCATTCTGAAGCTAAAGAAAATGAATCTCTTTCTGATGGCTCCAATGCCATGCGAGGTAATTTCTACCCAAGCAAGAGTATAGTGTTTAGCAGGGGAAAAGATTATTGTTTGGATCATAGCAGTAAGAGAGGTGTTGGGAAGAAAtcactctcttttcttcttaagAAGATGCTTGCTTGCAAAAGTGGTTTTCAACCCACCCCTTTGTTCAAAGATCCACTTTCCACTGAGTCCAGAATGGAGAAG ATTTTGAGGGCAATACTTCACAAAAAGATATATCCCCAAGGTTCATGTTCAACTACACCGTTCATAAACAAGTACCTTGAAGCCACACCAATTTCTCagtttgatgatgatgaggacaatgaagatggtgatgatgaagaggaACTCGCTACTGTTTCAGAAAATGGAAGTAAATGGGTGAAGACTGATTCTGAAT ATATTGTTCTTGAGATATGA